The following proteins come from a genomic window of Mycobacterium sp. DL:
- a CDS encoding SDR family oxidoreductase, translated as MRYVVTGGTGFIGRRLVDRILALPGSTAVHVLVRRESLGRFERLAQRWDDRVQPLVGDLTTPDLGLTDAALADLGRVDHVLHCAAVYDIAAPEEHQRAANVDGTRAVITLARRLDATLHHVSSIAVAGNHRGVFTEDDFDVAQELPTPYHQTKFEAELLVRSTTGLRYRIYRPAVVVGDSRTGEMDKIDGPYYFFGILSALTALPRFTPLVLPDTGRTNIVPVDFVVDAIAALMHADGRDGQTFHLTAPKTIGLRGIYRGLAPAAGLPPLVGSLPRAAAAPFLQVTGRAKVLRNMAATQLGIPGEILDVVDLAPTFTAERTEEALQGTGIAVPEFASYAPQLWRYWVEHLDPQRARRDDPEGPLVGKHVIITGASSGIGRASAIAVAARGATVFALARNAEALDGLIAEIRATGGDAHAFTCDVTDSAAVEHTVKDILGRFGHVDYLVNNAGRSIRRSVVASTDRLHDYERVMAVNYFGPVRMVLALLPHWRERQFGHVVNVSSAGVQASSPKYSAYIPSKAALDAFAEVVGSETLSDHITFTTIHMPLVKTPMIAPSRRLNPMPPISPEHAAAMVVRGLVEKPARIDTPVGTLSDLGSYFTPRLTRRVLHQLYLGYPDSAAARGVSVTDSPPSPVRRPRRPARPVRSLRVPRTVKRAVRLVPGVHW; from the coding sequence ATGCGCTATGTCGTTACCGGCGGTACCGGGTTTATCGGGCGTCGACTCGTGGACCGAATCCTCGCACTTCCCGGCAGCACGGCGGTCCACGTGCTGGTCCGGCGGGAGTCGCTCGGCAGGTTCGAACGGCTCGCGCAGCGCTGGGATGACCGGGTGCAGCCACTCGTCGGTGACCTGACGACGCCGGATCTCGGACTCACCGATGCCGCTCTGGCCGACCTCGGCCGCGTTGATCACGTCCTGCACTGCGCGGCGGTCTACGACATCGCCGCCCCCGAGGAACACCAGCGCGCCGCCAACGTCGATGGCACCCGGGCGGTCATCACCCTCGCCCGGCGACTGGACGCGACGCTGCACCACGTCTCGTCGATCGCGGTCGCCGGGAACCACCGCGGCGTGTTCACCGAAGACGACTTCGATGTCGCGCAGGAACTCCCGACGCCGTACCACCAGACCAAGTTCGAAGCGGAGTTACTGGTGCGGTCGACGACCGGGCTCAGGTACCGGATCTACCGCCCGGCGGTTGTCGTCGGCGATTCCCGTACCGGGGAGATGGACAAGATCGACGGTCCCTATTACTTCTTCGGGATTCTGTCCGCACTCACAGCGCTTCCCAGGTTCACGCCGTTGGTGCTGCCCGACACGGGTCGCACGAACATCGTGCCGGTGGACTTTGTGGTCGACGCGATCGCCGCGCTGATGCATGCCGATGGCCGGGACGGTCAGACGTTCCACCTGACCGCACCGAAGACGATCGGGTTGCGGGGCATCTACCGCGGGCTGGCGCCGGCGGCCGGCCTGCCACCGTTGGTGGGGTCGTTGCCGCGGGCCGCCGCGGCGCCGTTCCTGCAGGTGACCGGCCGCGCCAAGGTGTTGCGCAACATGGCCGCCACCCAACTCGGCATTCCCGGTGAGATTCTCGACGTCGTCGACCTCGCGCCGACGTTCACCGCGGAGCGCACCGAGGAAGCGTTGCAGGGCACCGGAATCGCCGTTCCGGAGTTCGCGTCCTACGCCCCCCAGCTGTGGCGTTACTGGGTCGAGCATCTCGATCCCCAACGCGCCCGACGCGACGACCCCGAGGGCCCGCTGGTCGGTAAGCACGTGATCATCACCGGCGCGTCCAGCGGCATCGGCCGGGCATCGGCGATCGCGGTGGCCGCACGCGGGGCCACGGTGTTCGCCCTGGCGCGCAACGCCGAGGCCCTCGACGGACTGATCGCCGAGATCCGCGCCACCGGGGGCGATGCGCACGCGTTCACCTGCGATGTCACCGATTCCGCAGCGGTGGAGCACACCGTCAAGGACATTCTCGGGCGCTTCGGCCACGTCGACTACCTGGTCAACAATGCCGGACGGTCGATCCGGCGGTCGGTGGTCGCATCCACCGACCGACTCCACGACTACGAGCGCGTGATGGCGGTCAACTACTTCGGCCCGGTGCGGATGGTGCTGGCACTGTTACCGCACTGGCGCGAAAGGCAGTTCGGTCACGTGGTCAACGTGTCGAGCGCCGGGGTCCAGGCCAGCAGCCCGAAGTACAGCGCCTACATCCCCAGTAAGGCCGCGCTGGACGCCTTCGCCGAAGTTGTTGGCAGCGAGACACTGTCGGATCACATCACGTTCACGACCATCCACATGCCGCTGGTCAAGACGCCGATGATCGCGCCGTCACGTAGGCTCAACCCGATGCCGCCGATCTCCCCCGAACACGCTGCCGCCATGGTGGTCCGAGGCCTCGTGGAGAAGCCCGCGCGCATCGATACGCCGGTCGGGACACTGTCCGACCTGGGGTCCTACTTCACGCCGCGGCTCACCCGCCGGGTACTGCATCAGCTGTACCTGGGCTACCCCGACTCGGCAGCGGCGCGTGGCGTTTCCGTCACCGACTCGCCGCCTTCCCCGGTGCGACGGCCCAGGCGTCCGGCGCGGCCGGTCCGGTCGCTGCGGGTTCCCCGTACCGTCAAGAGGGCGGTGCGGTTGGTTCCCGGCGTGCACTGGTGA
- a CDS encoding nucleoside hydrolase — MALAYLFGSTDADLVGIASTAGNVPVQQVCENNLALLELCGISVPVSMGSPDPLSTPLRTAEDTHGPHGLGYARLTAATTDLTEYDAAEAWVRAAHAHPGELVGVATGPLTNLALALRADPTLPRLLRRLVIMGGAFDYRGNTTPVAEWNVIVDPESTAEVLAAWDGATGELPIMLGLNVTENIAMTPELLSQLAAAAGCSSTPMSVHDERGTVSTASNPLIRVLEDAMRFYFEFHHDQGEGYLAHLHDPLAAAVALDTELVRCRAAAVDVELTGALTRGMTIADWSGHWGREPNALIGVDVDPAAFFDRFITRVGVFARRLD, encoded by the coding sequence ATGGCGCTGGCGTATCTGTTCGGCAGCACCGATGCCGATCTGGTGGGCATCGCCTCCACGGCGGGAAACGTTCCCGTGCAGCAGGTTTGTGAGAACAACCTGGCCCTTCTGGAGCTGTGTGGGATCAGTGTGCCGGTGTCGATGGGCTCGCCGGATCCGCTCAGCACGCCGCTGCGGACGGCGGAGGACACCCACGGACCGCACGGTCTGGGTTACGCCCGGTTAACGGCAGCGACCACGGACCTCACCGAGTACGACGCCGCCGAAGCGTGGGTGCGGGCCGCCCATGCCCACCCCGGCGAGTTGGTGGGAGTCGCCACCGGTCCGCTGACCAACCTTGCGCTGGCGCTGCGCGCCGACCCGACACTGCCCCGCCTACTGCGCCGGTTGGTGATCATGGGCGGCGCGTTCGACTACCGCGGAAACACCACTCCGGTCGCGGAATGGAATGTCATCGTCGACCCCGAGTCCACGGCCGAGGTACTGGCGGCGTGGGATGGAGCCACCGGTGAATTACCGATCATGTTGGGGCTCAACGTGACCGAGAACATCGCGATGACGCCGGAGCTGCTGAGTCAGCTGGCGGCGGCCGCCGGATGCTCGTCGACGCCGATGAGCGTGCACGACGAGCGAGGCACGGTGTCGACGGCGTCCAATCCGCTGATCCGGGTGCTCGAGGACGCGATGCGCTTCTACTTCGAATTCCACCACGACCAGGGTGAGGGCTACCTGGCCCACCTGCACGACCCACTTGCAGCGGCGGTCGCACTGGACACCGAACTGGTGCGGTGCCGGGCCGCGGCGGTCGACGTCGAGTTGACCGGCGCGTTGACCCGCGGCATGACGATCGCCGACTGGAGTGGGCACTGGGGTCGAGAGCCCAACGCCCTCATCGGTGTCGACGTCGACCCTGCGGCGTTCTTCGACCGGTTCATCACCCGGGTCGGTGTGTTCGCCCGGCGACTGGACTGA
- a CDS encoding MarR family transcriptional regulator gives MTSLGLDDHLCFALYSASRAMTAAYRPLLAELGLTYPQYLALLVLHEEGRVSVGHLGERLQLDSGTLSPLLKRLEAAGIVSRERRADDERQVEVTLTSEGRRLQHKAQCIPEKLFPLTGLTAEQAVELRAAVTTLTHTLVDSNRKETA, from the coding sequence ATGACGTCACTGGGTCTCGACGACCATCTGTGCTTCGCCCTGTATTCGGCGTCGCGTGCGATGACTGCGGCCTACCGACCGCTACTGGCGGAGTTGGGCCTCACCTATCCGCAGTATCTGGCGCTGCTGGTACTCCACGAAGAGGGCCGCGTCTCGGTCGGTCACCTCGGTGAGCGCCTGCAGTTGGACTCCGGGACCCTTTCGCCGCTGCTGAAACGCCTGGAAGCCGCCGGAATCGTCAGCCGGGAACGGCGCGCCGACGACGAACGTCAGGTCGAGGTCACGCTGACCTCCGAGGGCCGACGACTGCAGCACAAAGCGCAGTGCATCCCCGAAAAACTGTTCCCGTTGACGGGTCTGACCGCCGAGCAGGCCGTAGAACTTCGTGCTGCGGTCACGACACTCACTCACACGCTCGTCGACTCCAACCGAAAGGAAACCGCATGA
- a CDS encoding DNA polymerase Y family protein, whose product MVGSRVLALWCMDWPAVAAAAAAGLPSTVPIAVTLANRVIACSAAARAAGVRRGLRRRESQARCPELHVVTADPARDARHFEHVTAAVDNLVPRAEVLRPGLLVLSVRGASRYFGSEQAVAERLVDAVAAAGAECQVGIADQLPTAVFAARAGRIVDSGQDAQFLSQMSIRQLAAEPSLAPVTREGLADLLWRMGIRTIGQFAELPRSDVASRFGADAIAAHRLARGEPARGPSGREPETELDAVMDCDPPIDRVDAAAFAGRSLAGGLHRSLEAAGVGCTRLAIHAVTANGQELERVWRCAEPLTEDATADRVRWQLDGWLNRRNEGDRPSAPITVLRLRPVEVVSAEALQLPLWGGVGEEDRLRARRALVRVQGLLGPDAVKVPVLSGGRGPAERVTLTPLGDELVPQANPDQPWPGQLPEPSPTVLLDDPVELFDAEGNAVRVTSRGLFSADPFRLDAPGRKGRLSWWAGPWPVDERWWDPTLKRGRTARVQVLLGSDRAQAPVEALLLCYRQRRWYLEGVYE is encoded by the coding sequence ATGGTCGGCTCCAGGGTTCTGGCGCTCTGGTGCATGGACTGGCCGGCGGTCGCCGCGGCGGCGGCCGCAGGCCTGCCCTCGACGGTGCCGATAGCGGTCACGCTGGCCAACCGTGTCATCGCATGCTCGGCGGCAGCGCGCGCCGCGGGGGTGCGCCGGGGGCTGCGCCGCCGGGAGTCGCAGGCCCGATGCCCGGAACTGCACGTCGTCACCGCCGATCCCGCCCGCGATGCCCGGCATTTCGAGCACGTCACGGCTGCGGTGGACAACCTGGTGCCGCGTGCGGAGGTGCTGCGCCCCGGCCTGCTGGTGCTGTCGGTGCGCGGCGCGTCCCGGTACTTCGGTTCCGAGCAGGCCGTCGCTGAACGGCTGGTCGACGCGGTGGCCGCGGCCGGCGCCGAATGCCAGGTCGGCATCGCCGATCAGTTGCCCACCGCCGTGTTCGCCGCACGGGCGGGAAGAATCGTCGATTCCGGTCAGGACGCGCAGTTCCTGTCGCAGATGTCGATCCGGCAGTTGGCCGCCGAACCCAGTCTGGCGCCTGTCACCCGTGAGGGCCTGGCGGATCTGCTGTGGCGCATGGGGATCCGCACGATCGGGCAGTTCGCCGAACTTCCCCGAAGCGATGTGGCGTCCCGGTTCGGGGCTGATGCCATCGCCGCGCACCGCCTGGCCCGCGGTGAGCCCGCCCGTGGTCCGTCGGGGCGGGAGCCCGAAACCGAACTCGATGCGGTGATGGACTGTGATCCGCCGATCGACCGGGTGGACGCGGCGGCCTTCGCCGGGCGCTCGCTGGCCGGTGGGCTGCACCGCAGCCTCGAGGCCGCGGGAGTGGGATGCACCAGGCTGGCAATCCATGCCGTGACGGCCAACGGGCAGGAGCTGGAACGTGTCTGGCGATGTGCCGAGCCGCTGACCGAAGACGCCACCGCCGACCGGGTGCGCTGGCAACTCGACGGCTGGCTGAACCGGCGCAACGAGGGTGACCGGCCCAGCGCGCCGATCACGGTGCTGCGGTTGCGCCCGGTGGAGGTGGTGTCGGCGGAGGCCTTGCAGCTGCCGCTGTGGGGTGGTGTGGGGGAGGAGGACAGGCTGCGCGCTCGGCGGGCTCTGGTCCGGGTGCAGGGGCTACTGGGTCCCGACGCGGTCAAGGTTCCGGTGCTCAGTGGGGGCCGGGGGCCGGCTGAACGTGTCACTCTGACTCCACTCGGGGATGAGCTTGTGCCACAGGCAAATCCGGACCAACCGTGGCCGGGTCAGTTGCCCGAGCCGTCGCCGACCGTACTGCTCGACGATCCCGTCGAACTGTTCGACGCCGAGGGCAACGCGGTGCGGGTCACCTCGCGGGGACTGTTCTCCGCAGATCCGTTCCGGCTGGATGCGCCCGGTCGCAAGGGTCGGCTGTCCTGGTGGGCCGGCCCCTGGCCGGTGGACGAACGCTGGTGGGATCCCACGCTGAAACGTGGTCGTACGGCCCGGGTGCAGGTGCTTCTCGGCAGTGACCGGGCGCAGGCGCCGGTAGAGGCACTCCTGCTGTGTTATCGGCAGCGGCGGTGGTATCTCGAGGGAGTCTACGAGTGA
- a CDS encoding MaoC/PaaZ C-terminal domain-containing protein, with protein MPIDPNAVGATTPPQIFEWTDRDTLLYALGVGAGLDDLAFTTENSHDIEQQVLPTYAVIACSPFAAAAKIGSFNFSKLLHGSQAIRVFAPLPPAGKLSVVCEVADIQDKGEGKNAIVMLKATGSDPDSGQAVAETLTTLVIRGEGGFGGQPGQRPAAPEIPERDPDARVALPTREDQALIYRLSGDRNPLHSDPWFARELAGFPRPILHGLCTYGVAGRALVADLGGGDASKITAISARFTSPVLPGDTLTTSIWRVESGRAVFRTEAANPDGSEARLVLEDGVAEYAG; from the coding sequence ATGCCCATCGATCCGAACGCCGTCGGCGCCACTACCCCGCCCCAGATCTTCGAATGGACCGACCGCGACACGCTGCTGTATGCGCTCGGCGTCGGGGCCGGCCTCGACGATCTCGCCTTCACCACCGAGAACAGCCACGACATCGAGCAGCAGGTGCTGCCCACCTACGCCGTCATCGCCTGCTCACCGTTCGCCGCCGCGGCCAAGATCGGCTCGTTCAACTTCAGCAAGCTGCTGCACGGATCCCAGGCCATCCGGGTGTTCGCGCCGCTGCCCCCGGCCGGCAAGCTCAGCGTGGTCTGCGAGGTGGCCGACATCCAGGACAAGGGCGAGGGCAAGAACGCGATTGTGATGCTCAAGGCCACCGGCAGCGACCCGGACAGCGGTCAGGCCGTCGCCGAAACCCTCACCACCCTGGTCATCCGCGGGGAGGGCGGCTTCGGAGGGCAGCCGGGTCAGCGCCCGGCCGCGCCCGAGATCCCCGAGCGTGATCCCGACGCACGGGTGGCGCTGCCCACCCGTGAGGACCAGGCACTGATCTACCGGCTCTCCGGGGATCGCAACCCGCTGCACAGCGACCCGTGGTTCGCCCGCGAACTGGCCGGATTCCCCCGACCGATCCTGCACGGCCTGTGCACCTACGGGGTTGCCGGACGAGCGCTGGTCGCCGACCTCGGCGGAGGTGACGCGTCGAAGATCACGGCGATCTCGGCCCGCTTCACCTCGCCGGTCCTGCCCGGCGACACCCTGACGACGTCGATCTGGCGTGTGGAGTCCGGTCGCGCCGTGTTCCGCACCGAGGCCGCGAACCCGGACGGGTCGGAAGCCCGTCTGGTGCTCGAGGACGGCGTGGCCGAATACGCCGGCTGA
- a CDS encoding RDD family protein: MPPPQPTLPALPTQAYTPWITRLGAFAVDIVPAAVVFVTAGLIGQIATDCAFLSVDTTDVGHCGWAVSSNGDTLLTLALLAALASYALGLAFCLWNWGYRQGKTGSSVGKSLLKFKVVSEKTWQPIGFAQSTARLLVHFLVDLFLCIGFLWPLWDSRRQTFADKIVGTICVPKDHPDA, encoded by the coding sequence GTGCCGCCGCCTCAGCCGACGCTCCCCGCACTGCCGACACAGGCCTACACGCCGTGGATCACCCGGCTCGGCGCGTTCGCAGTCGACATCGTCCCCGCTGCCGTCGTCTTCGTTACCGCTGGGCTGATCGGCCAGATCGCCACGGACTGCGCGTTTCTCAGCGTCGACACGACCGACGTCGGGCACTGCGGCTGGGCGGTCTCCTCAAATGGGGACACCCTTCTGACGCTCGCCCTGCTCGCCGCGCTGGCTTCGTATGCCCTGGGGCTGGCCTTCTGCCTGTGGAACTGGGGCTACCGACAGGGCAAGACGGGTTCGAGCGTGGGTAAGTCGTTGCTGAAGTTCAAGGTCGTCAGCGAAAAGACCTGGCAACCAATCGGATTCGCACAGTCCACAGCGCGCCTGCTCGTCCACTTCCTCGTCGACCTGTTTCTCTGCATCGGTTTCTTGTGGCCGCTGTGGGATTCGCGGCGGCAGACGTTCGCCGACAAGATCGTCGGCACGATATGTGTGCCGAAGGACCACCCGGACGCCTGA
- a CDS encoding organic hydroperoxide resistance protein, which yields MKTLYTAEALAIGEGRDGHGRTSDGTLDLDLAIPKEMGGSGNGTNPEQLFAVGYAACYHSALRLVGRQDKVDVSDSSVGARVMLGQNDDGGFGLAVELEITLPNVDRDTARQVAEKAHQVCPYSNATRGNIDVTLTVTDD from the coding sequence ATGAAAACCCTGTACACCGCAGAGGCACTCGCCATCGGAGAAGGCCGTGACGGCCACGGCCGGACCTCGGACGGCACGCTCGACCTCGACCTCGCCATCCCGAAGGAGATGGGCGGCAGCGGAAACGGCACCAACCCCGAGCAACTCTTCGCCGTCGGCTACGCCGCCTGCTATCACTCCGCGCTGCGGTTGGTCGGCCGGCAGGACAAGGTCGACGTCTCCGACTCCTCGGTAGGGGCCCGGGTCATGTTGGGCCAGAACGATGACGGCGGCTTCGGTCTGGCCGTCGAACTGGAGATCACCTTGCCGAACGTCGATCGCGACACGGCCCGGCAGGTGGCCGAGAAGGCCCACCAGGTCTGCCCCTACTCGAACGCCACCCGGGGCAACATCGACGTCACGCTGACCGTGACCGACGACTGA
- a CDS encoding GGDEF domain-containing protein produces MTCRLVAVCIAATGLIPLVLMTSRLGPPNLPTRIIAIAIAIASLSMAMLWLRHHWPTRAQSLGCVVVGSFAIGGSALIVPSPIVGFLGATTYVVLTAFVVCFHTYRLLWVIWPIAVSVLAVLFIRLAPTDLALDVCAAGVVILLNVFIAFTCRAAIKLIQPDAHHSDIEQLTGLLHRDAFYRNVATLLASRSRSDDQYLVVVAVNIDSFSLLIGLSGERGGDRARVAVSQALRETVRHNAIVAHISEGGFNDFLVADTFTSADSSPLVERIRGAIAVTPQRLTASIGVVVTPLAPLAAEPPDEVVDKLIAIATTAIEQARMAGGNQVRYVLRPKLGEDQTDEDDSPEHGRTG; encoded by the coding sequence ATGACCTGCCGCCTGGTGGCGGTCTGCATCGCGGCTACCGGACTGATTCCGCTGGTGTTGATGACCAGTCGACTCGGGCCGCCGAACCTACCCACCCGGATCATCGCCATCGCCATCGCCATCGCCAGTCTTTCGATGGCGATGCTGTGGCTGCGCCACCACTGGCCCACCAGGGCGCAGTCGCTGGGCTGTGTCGTGGTCGGGTCTTTTGCCATCGGCGGGTCCGCGCTCATCGTCCCGAGTCCGATCGTCGGCTTCCTCGGCGCCACCACCTATGTGGTGCTGACCGCCTTTGTGGTGTGCTTCCACACGTATCGACTGCTGTGGGTGATCTGGCCGATCGCCGTGTCGGTTCTGGCGGTGTTGTTCATCCGGTTGGCGCCGACAGACCTTGCGCTGGACGTGTGTGCCGCGGGTGTGGTGATCCTGCTCAACGTCTTCATCGCCTTCACCTGCCGGGCGGCGATCAAGTTGATTCAGCCCGACGCCCACCACAGTGACATCGAGCAACTGACCGGCCTGTTGCACCGTGATGCGTTCTACCGCAACGTGGCCACGCTGCTGGCTTCGCGCAGTCGCAGCGACGACCAGTACCTGGTCGTGGTGGCCGTGAACATCGACAGTTTCTCGCTGCTGATCGGATTGTCGGGCGAGCGTGGCGGCGACCGCGCGCGCGTGGCGGTGTCGCAGGCGCTGCGCGAGACCGTCAGGCACAACGCGATCGTCGCGCACATCTCCGAGGGCGGTTTCAACGACTTCCTCGTCGCCGACACGTTCACCAGCGCCGACTCCTCGCCGCTGGTGGAGCGGATCCGCGGCGCGATCGCCGTCACGCCGCAACGTCTGACGGCCAGTATCGGTGTGGTCGTCACACCGTTGGCTCCGCTGGCGGCCGAGCCTCCCGACGAAGTGGTCGACAAGTTGATCGCGATCGCGACCACCGCCATCGAGCAGGCGCGGATGGCCGGCGGCAATCAGGTTCGGTACGTGCTGCGGCCCAAGCTGGGGGAGGACCAGACCGACGAGGACGACTCACCGGAACACGGCAGGACCGGCTGA